From a single Pelobacter seleniigenes DSM 18267 genomic region:
- a CDS encoding sucrose synthase, producing the protein MLNKLKEFHNNHRSAIYSLFQQLLQKESEGSPFLLRSDIQKLYNDFLDSEQGAQLNKSIMSELFSSAQEISRSEPWIYLAARVAIGKFRYFRIHSEEVEIDEIDVTDYLEFKERLVGYTPPTDEFLLELDMTPFNRDFPKLQEPRSIGKGVEFLNRQLSSKLFVEASDGDRMMLNFLRVHQHRGTQLMLNGMVDDVDSLQTALRKGVRYLNQVDADAEWEDVHATLASYGFQPGWGRKVEDILAMFHMLMDILEAPDPTILEQFLGRIPMIFSIVIVSPHGFFGQENVLGLPDTGGQVVYILDQVRALEKEMKEQIYHQGLDIEPNIVVLTRLIPDSHGTSCNQREEQIAGTSGSVILRVPFRNEGGEVLNQWISRFKIWPYLERFSRESERKLLSYLGARPDLIIGNYSDGNLVSFLLSRRMKVTQCIIAHALEKAKYLFSGLYWKENPEYNFQTQFTADLVSMNAADFIISSTYQEIAGTEDSIGQYESYSSFTMPALYRVINGINIYDPKFNIVSPGADERVYFPYYEKERRLTETHDELNELIFGTATEFSRGVLHDREKPLIFTMARLDKVKNITGLVAAYAQSPRLREQANLLVVAGSVDQNDSADAEERYQIETMHRLFEQYGLDQQVRWLGKHLQKNKAGELYRYVADHRGVFVQPALFEAFGLTVIEAMVTGLPIFATMYGGPLEIIQNGKNGFHIDPNNNAELADKLADFFERVHKEPQYWDKLSRAAIDRVQEKYTWSLYAKRLLTLSRVYGFWKYVSNLEREETRRYLEMFHGLMFRNLAAETH; encoded by the coding sequence ATGCTGAACAAACTCAAGGAATTTCACAATAATCACCGCAGCGCTATCTATTCCCTGTTCCAACAGCTGCTGCAGAAAGAAAGCGAAGGATCTCCATTTCTGTTAAGGAGCGATATTCAGAAACTCTACAACGATTTCCTGGACTCCGAACAAGGGGCTCAGCTGAATAAGTCGATCATGAGCGAACTGTTTTCCAGCGCGCAGGAAATTTCTCGGAGCGAACCATGGATTTACCTGGCCGCGCGTGTCGCCATCGGCAAATTCCGCTACTTCCGTATTCATAGCGAAGAAGTCGAAATCGACGAGATCGATGTGACCGATTACCTGGAATTCAAGGAACGCCTGGTCGGCTATACTCCTCCTACTGATGAATTCCTCCTCGAGTTGGATATGACCCCCTTCAATCGTGATTTTCCCAAGCTGCAGGAACCCCGCTCTATCGGCAAAGGGGTTGAGTTTCTCAACCGCCAGCTGTCCAGCAAATTGTTTGTCGAAGCCAGTGACGGCGACCGGATGATGCTTAATTTTCTGCGCGTTCACCAGCACCGTGGGACACAGCTGATGCTTAACGGCATGGTCGATGACGTCGACAGCCTGCAGACGGCTTTGCGCAAAGGGGTGCGTTATCTCAATCAGGTTGATGCCGACGCCGAATGGGAGGACGTCCATGCCACCTTGGCCAGCTACGGTTTCCAGCCCGGCTGGGGCCGCAAAGTCGAGGACATCCTGGCCATGTTCCATATGCTGATGGATATCCTGGAAGCACCAGATCCGACCATTCTTGAGCAGTTCCTTGGCCGCATTCCGATGATTTTCAGTATTGTCATTGTTTCCCCCCACGGTTTTTTCGGCCAGGAAAATGTTCTCGGGCTGCCCGACACCGGCGGTCAGGTCGTCTATATCCTCGACCAGGTCAGAGCCCTGGAAAAAGAGATGAAGGAGCAAATCTATCACCAGGGGCTGGATATTGAACCGAATATCGTCGTTCTCACCCGCCTCATCCCCGACAGCCATGGAACTTCATGCAACCAGCGCGAAGAACAGATCGCCGGGACCTCCGGTTCGGTCATTCTACGGGTGCCATTTCGCAACGAAGGCGGCGAAGTGCTCAATCAATGGATTTCCCGATTTAAAATCTGGCCCTATCTGGAACGCTTCAGTCGTGAATCCGAACGTAAGCTGCTGTCTTACCTCGGGGCCAGGCCGGATCTGATCATTGGCAACTATTCGGACGGGAATCTGGTGTCCTTCTTACTGTCGCGGCGGATGAAAGTGACCCAATGTATCATCGCTCACGCCCTGGAAAAGGCCAAGTACCTGTTCAGCGGATTGTATTGGAAAGAAAACCCGGAATATAATTTCCAGACCCAGTTTACCGCCGACCTGGTCAGTATGAACGCAGCCGACTTTATTATTTCGAGCACCTACCAGGAAATCGCCGGTACCGAAGATTCCATTGGCCAGTATGAAAGTTACAGTTCCTTTACCATGCCGGCCCTGTATCGGGTGATCAACGGCATCAATATCTATGATCCAAAATTCAACATTGTTTCACCGGGCGCAGACGAGCGGGTCTATTTCCCCTATTACGAGAAGGAAAGACGCCTCACCGAGACCCATGATGAGCTCAATGAGTTGATCTTCGGCACTGCGACCGAGTTCTCGCGCGGGGTTCTGCACGACCGGGAAAAGCCCCTGATCTTCACCATGGCCCGGCTCGACAAAGTGAAAAACATTACCGGCCTGGTTGCCGCCTACGCCCAATCGCCACGCCTCAGGGAGCAAGCCAATCTGCTGGTGGTAGCCGGCAGTGTCGATCAGAATGACTCTGCCGACGCGGAAGAGCGTTACCAAATCGAAACCATGCATCGACTGTTCGAGCAGTACGGCCTTGACCAACAGGTCCGCTGGCTGGGAAAACATCTGCAAAAGAACAAGGCCGGGGAGCTGTACCGTTATGTCGCCGACCACCGGGGCGTGTTCGTTCAACCGGCGTTGTTCGAAGCGTTCGGACTGACCGTTATCGAGGCCATGGTGACCGGTCTGCCGATTTTTGCCACCATGTACGGCGGGCCGCTGGAAATCATCCAGAACGGCAAGAACGGCTTTCATATCGACCCCAACAACAATGCCGAACTGGCCGACAAACTGGCGGATTTTTTCGAACGGGTACATAAAGAACCGCAATACTGGGACAAGCTTTCTCGTGCCGCCATTGATCGGGTTCAGGAAAAATACACCTGGTCACTTTACGCGAAGCGGCTGCTGACCCTATCACGTGTGTACGGCTTCTGGAAATATGTATCCAATCTGGAGCGGGAAGAGACCAGGCGCTATCTGGAAATGTTCCATGGTCTTATGTTCAGGAATCTGGCTGCGGAAACGCACTAG
- a CDS encoding glycoside hydrolase family 3 protein, producing MKYKSWLVLCALLSLFAVNSAAGQEVLTLDQKIGQMLMVGFRGTDLVRVGFISDAIKTRLLGGVILFDYDVVTGRRGRNITSVTQLQQLTAELQGLSKSPLLIAVDQEGGRVARLNPRNGFTATLSHRQLGQQNDAQQTLAEAGKIAAQLQTTGINLNFAPVVDLCSNPDNPIIARLERCFSNDPQQVAEQARLYMTAHQLAGVLTVLKHFPGHGSSRSDSHQGFTDVSQTWTPAELIPYRTLIPTGQVDAIMVAHVFNRGIDSQYPASLSAKTIDGLLRDQLGFKGVVISDDLQMAALSKYYSLDEILYRAIQAGTDILVFGNNLAYDETIVSKAITAIKQQVRQGRLSEARIEQSYRRIIQLKAKLGG from the coding sequence ATGAAATATAAATCTTGGCTGGTGCTGTGCGCCTTGCTCAGTCTGTTTGCTGTCAACAGCGCAGCAGGGCAGGAGGTGCTGACCTTAGACCAGAAAATCGGCCAGATGCTGATGGTTGGGTTTCGCGGAACCGATCTGGTCCGGGTCGGCTTCATTAGCGATGCGATCAAAACCCGGCTGCTGGGCGGGGTCATCCTGTTCGATTACGACGTTGTGACCGGGCGGCGAGGGCGGAATATTACCTCCGTCACCCAGTTGCAGCAGCTGACCGCAGAATTGCAGGGTCTGTCAAAAAGTCCGCTGTTGATCGCCGTGGATCAGGAGGGCGGCCGTGTTGCGCGGCTGAACCCACGAAACGGATTTACTGCGACCTTATCTCATCGGCAACTGGGGCAGCAGAACGATGCCCAGCAAACTCTGGCCGAAGCCGGCAAGATCGCTGCTCAGTTGCAAACGACCGGGATCAACCTGAACTTTGCGCCGGTTGTCGATTTGTGCAGCAACCCGGACAACCCGATTATCGCCCGCCTGGAGCGCTGCTTCTCCAACGATCCTCAACAGGTGGCAGAGCAGGCCCGGTTGTATATGACCGCCCATCAACTGGCCGGGGTGCTGACCGTTTTGAAACATTTTCCTGGTCATGGCAGTTCAAGGAGCGATTCCCACCAGGGCTTCACCGATGTCAGTCAGACCTGGACCCCAGCGGAACTGATTCCGTATCGCACCCTGATTCCCACGGGACAGGTCGATGCGATTATGGTCGCCCATGTCTTCAATAGGGGGATCGATTCGCAATATCCGGCTTCTTTGTCCGCAAAAACGATTGACGGGTTATTGCGGGACCAACTCGGTTTCAAGGGCGTGGTGATTTCAGATGATCTGCAGATGGCTGCGTTAAGTAAATATTATTCCCTGGACGAGATCCTCTATCGGGCGATTCAGGCCGGGACGGATATCCTGGTTTTTGGCAACAACCTTGCCTATGACGAGACCATTGTCAGCAAAGCGATTACCGCAATCAAGCAACAGGTCCGGCAAGGACGATTAAGTGAGGCGCGAATTGAACAGTCTTACCGAAGGATTATCCAGTTGAAAGCGAAGCTTGGAGGCTGA
- a CDS encoding PfkB family carbohydrate kinase, producing MQRLNRPLLFGEVLFDIFADKSVIGGAPFNVVRHLKGFGLEPLFISRIGMDELGQQILARMRHWQLDTSAIQLDPDHETGQVWVAEQAGQPSYTIRENQAYDHIQPVSCKGDQDTVFNLIYHGTLALREENNRNTLAKITAELQSPIFVDLNLRQPWWQPEIVQTALQNATWAKMSLDELREVTAFSGIDMSSLAAAAKTVTARYRLKTLFITDGENGSYCWQDGAMDYQAALEHHSFKDSVGAGDAFTAVCILGLLNGWPTKLSLARAAAFAAAICGERGALPSDEALYRTISAGWEAGAER from the coding sequence ATGCAACGTCTAAACCGCCCTCTCCTTTTCGGGGAGGTTCTTTTTGATATTTTTGCCGATAAATCCGTCATCGGCGGGGCTCCGTTCAACGTCGTCCGCCATCTCAAAGGTTTCGGATTAGAACCTCTGTTCATCAGCCGCATCGGCATGGACGAACTTGGTCAGCAGATCCTGGCACGGATGAGACACTGGCAGCTCGATACCTCCGCGATCCAGCTTGACCCGGACCATGAAACCGGTCAAGTGTGGGTCGCGGAACAGGCTGGGCAGCCGAGCTATACCATCAGGGAAAATCAGGCCTACGACCATATCCAGCCGGTCTCATGCAAAGGAGACCAGGACACTGTGTTCAACCTGATCTACCATGGAACCCTGGCCCTGCGCGAAGAGAACAACCGCAACACCCTTGCAAAAATCACTGCCGAGTTGCAAAGCCCAATCTTTGTCGACCTGAATTTGCGTCAACCCTGGTGGCAGCCGGAAATCGTTCAGACAGCACTGCAGAACGCAACCTGGGCAAAAATGAGCCTTGATGAACTAAGAGAGGTGACCGCCTTTTCCGGTATTGACATGTCCTCACTCGCCGCTGCCGCCAAAACAGTCACCGCGCGCTACCGGCTGAAAACACTCTTTATAACCGACGGCGAAAACGGCAGCTACTGCTGGCAAGATGGTGCTATGGACTATCAAGCGGCGCTGGAACACCACTCCTTCAAGGACAGTGTCGGGGCCGGAGATGCCTTTACCGCCGTTTGTATCCTCGGCTTACTGAATGGCTGGCCGACGAAATTGAGCCTGGCAAGGGCAGCGGCCTTTGCTGCCGCGATTTGCGGAGAGCGCGGCGCATTGCCCAGCGATGAAGCTCTCTACCGAACGATCTCCGCAGGATGGGAAGCAGGTGCAGAAAGATAA
- a CDS encoding HAD-IIB family hydrolase: MKLSTERSPQDGKQVQKDKGLYIVLISIHGLIRGKDLELGRDADTGGQTKYVVELARALGQHKDVERVELFTRKIVDERVAEDYSVDAEPLGDNVHIIRLACGPRRYIKKESLWPYLDIFSDNAIKHFRKMRAVPDLVHAHYADAGLVGANLSNILGVPLIFTGHSLGREKKRRLLENGLTEETIEKRYNMARRIEAEEVALDNAIMVIASTQQETSQQYADYENYRPDQMRVIPPGVDLDRFYPPSRRGRYPAAISYLKRFLSEPTKPCILAISRADERKNIISLLNAYGTSQQLQELANLIIIAGNRDDIRHMDKGTRQVLEGLLLGIDKFDLYGKVCYPKQHNPDDIPELYRLAARFHGVFINPALTEPFGLTLIEAAASGLPIVATNDGGPRDIIDNCHNGILIDPLDEEQISTALTEILGTRDTWRTSAANGLKGVKKHYSWDGHVRKYLSNLNKKLRQRKVNKLFAARKTVIPAARKLLVSDIDNTLLGDRAAAARIAEVLRASQGQLGFAVATGRRVESARAILKEWNIPEPDIYISAVGTEIHYKGKEPRLDRNWANHISYQWEPDKVRSLLDNLPGLVLQEKREQRQFKISYFYDPDKAPKAGEMRRILRNNNVHAKLIMSHGQYLDVLPIRASKGHAVRYLAMSWGYEYEDILVAGDSGNDEEMLNGNTLGVVVGNYSKELGRLRGKHAIYFATATYADGVLEGMRHYDFLDNLPEG; the protein is encoded by the coding sequence ATGAAGCTCTCTACCGAACGATCTCCGCAGGATGGGAAGCAGGTGCAGAAAGATAAGGGACTATACATCGTATTAATCAGTATTCACGGCCTGATCCGCGGGAAGGACCTGGAACTGGGGCGCGATGCGGACACCGGAGGGCAAACCAAATATGTAGTCGAATTGGCCAGAGCCCTGGGCCAGCATAAGGACGTCGAACGGGTGGAGCTGTTCACCCGTAAGATTGTCGACGAGCGGGTTGCGGAAGATTATTCCGTTGATGCTGAACCTCTCGGCGACAACGTGCATATCATCCGCTTAGCGTGCGGACCACGTCGCTATATTAAAAAAGAAAGTCTGTGGCCGTATCTGGATATTTTTTCCGATAACGCCATCAAGCATTTCAGGAAAATGCGGGCCGTTCCGGATTTGGTCCATGCTCACTATGCAGACGCCGGCCTGGTTGGTGCCAATCTGTCCAATATCCTCGGAGTCCCCCTTATCTTTACCGGGCACTCCCTCGGCCGCGAAAAAAAGCGCCGCCTGCTTGAGAACGGGTTGACCGAGGAGACCATCGAAAAACGCTACAATATGGCCAGACGCATCGAGGCCGAGGAAGTCGCTCTCGATAACGCCATCATGGTCATTGCCAGCACTCAGCAGGAAACCAGCCAGCAGTATGCCGACTATGAAAATTATCGGCCCGATCAGATGCGGGTTATTCCGCCTGGTGTCGATCTGGACAGGTTCTATCCGCCCAGTCGCAGAGGCCGTTATCCGGCCGCGATCAGTTACTTGAAAAGATTTCTGAGCGAACCGACCAAGCCCTGTATCCTCGCCATCTCCCGAGCCGATGAGCGCAAAAACATTATCTCCCTGCTCAACGCTTACGGCACCAGTCAGCAACTGCAGGAGCTGGCCAACTTGATCATTATCGCCGGGAATCGGGACGATATCCGCCACATGGATAAAGGGACCAGGCAGGTTCTCGAAGGCCTGCTGCTGGGGATTGATAAATTCGACCTGTACGGCAAGGTCTGTTACCCAAAGCAGCACAATCCCGACGACATTCCCGAGTTGTATCGACTCGCAGCCAGGTTTCACGGGGTCTTTATCAATCCAGCGCTGACCGAACCTTTCGGATTGACCCTGATAGAAGCGGCCGCCAGCGGTTTGCCCATTGTCGCCACCAACGACGGCGGTCCCCGGGACATCATCGATAATTGTCATAACGGGATTCTGATTGACCCGTTGGATGAAGAGCAAATTTCCACGGCACTGACTGAAATCCTCGGCACCCGGGACACTTGGCGGACATCTGCGGCCAACGGTCTGAAAGGGGTCAAAAAGCACTATTCCTGGGACGGTCATGTTCGCAAATACCTCAGCAACCTGAATAAAAAACTCCGGCAACGCAAAGTCAACAAGCTGTTCGCAGCCAGAAAAACTGTGATTCCTGCGGCCAGGAAGCTCTTGGTCAGCGATATCGACAATACCTTGCTTGGGGATCGGGCTGCCGCGGCCAGGATAGCCGAGGTGCTGCGCGCCAGTCAGGGTCAGCTCGGTTTTGCCGTCGCAACCGGCAGGCGGGTTGAAAGCGCCAGGGCAATCCTCAAGGAATGGAATATCCCGGAGCCGGACATCTATATTTCTGCCGTAGGGACCGAAATTCATTACAAAGGCAAGGAACCGCGGCTGGACCGAAACTGGGCCAACCACATCTCTTATCAATGGGAACCGGACAAAGTCCGCAGTCTGCTGGACAACTTGCCGGGCCTGGTGCTGCAGGAAAAGCGGGAACAGCGGCAGTTTAAAATCAGTTATTTCTATGATCCGGACAAAGCACCTAAAGCTGGAGAGATGCGGCGAATTCTGCGCAACAACAACGTTCACGCCAAGCTCATCATGTCCCATGGCCAGTATCTTGATGTCCTGCCGATCAGGGCCTCCAAGGGACATGCGGTCAGGTATCTGGCGATGAGTTGGGGGTATGAATATGAAGACATCCTGGTTGCCGGCGATTCCGGCAACGATGAAGAAATGCTCAACGGCAACACCCTCGGGGTTGTGGTCGGCAACTACAGCAAGGAACTCGGACGGCTGAGAGGGAAGCATGCCATCTATTTCGCGACCGCCACCTACGCTGATGGCGTGCTCGAAGGCATGCGGCACTATGATTTTCTCGACAATTTGCCAGAGGGTTGA
- the cowN gene encoding N(2)-fixation sustaining protein CowN, translated as MQAQEKPDRYVSFKGIECEKNTNQLIAMLRQHLTDPEKSNPFWEKFEQLLKDVESGVSGKDYLFLIHSYINNLEEFFEDVADQEALRLLKKIEVECC; from the coding sequence ATGCAAGCCCAGGAAAAACCGGATCGTTATGTCTCTTTCAAAGGGATCGAGTGTGAAAAAAACACTAACCAGCTGATCGCCATGTTGCGTCAGCATCTTACAGACCCGGAAAAATCCAACCCGTTCTGGGAAAAATTCGAACAGCTGCTGAAGGATGTCGAAAGCGGTGTCTCAGGCAAGGATTATCTTTTTCTGATCCATAGTTACATCAACAATCTTGAAGAATTTTTTGAAGACGTGGCGGATCAGGAAGCCCTGCGCTTACTGAAAAAAATCGAGGTCGAATGCTGCTGA
- a CDS encoding IS110 family transposase yields MTKSITYVGFDVHKNSIDVALADAGRESEIRYYGTINGDLASLDKVIRKLVSRGTRPSFVYEAGPCGYEIYRHLTQQGYDCKVVAPSLIPRKSGDRIKNDRRDAEMLARLHRAGELTPVYVPCLEDEAMRDLCRARIDSKSAERKARQQLGAFLLRSGFRYSGKTPWSKAHWNWISCIKMPHPAQQITLQEYIDAVRSCTERVERMTEQIRQLAEPWRMNPVVEAIQALRGVSLIVATTTVAELGDLTRFDHPRQLMAYLGLVPSEHSSGETVKRGGITKTGNGHARRMLVEAAWSYRLPARVSRRLLERQRHLPQAVWEIAWKAQLRLCSRYRLLTAKGKRSQVVIAAIARELSAFIWAIAQTVPRPA; encoded by the coding sequence ATGACAAAGTCTATCACTTATGTTGGTTTCGATGTTCATAAAAACTCGATCGATGTCGCGTTAGCCGATGCTGGCCGCGAGAGTGAGATCCGCTATTACGGCACCATTAACGGAGATCTTGCCTCACTGGACAAGGTGATCCGTAAACTGGTCTCACGGGGAACCAGACCCTCCTTTGTTTACGAGGCCGGACCCTGTGGCTATGAAATCTATCGGCATCTGACACAGCAAGGATACGATTGCAAGGTGGTTGCCCCATCGCTGATTCCGCGAAAAAGCGGCGACCGCATCAAGAATGATCGCCGCGACGCTGAGATGCTGGCGCGGCTGCATCGTGCTGGAGAACTGACTCCGGTCTATGTCCCTTGTCTCGAAGATGAGGCGATGCGCGACTTGTGCAGAGCCCGCATCGACAGCAAAAGTGCTGAACGCAAAGCGCGCCAACAACTGGGGGCCTTTCTCCTGCGCAGCGGGTTCCGCTACAGCGGGAAAACACCCTGGAGCAAGGCTCACTGGAACTGGATCTCTTGCATCAAGATGCCGCATCCGGCCCAGCAGATCACCTTGCAGGAATATATTGATGCCGTACGTTCCTGCACAGAACGAGTTGAACGCATGACTGAACAGATTCGCCAACTTGCCGAGCCGTGGCGCATGAATCCTGTCGTCGAGGCGATTCAGGCCCTGCGAGGCGTCTCCCTGATTGTTGCGACAACAACGGTTGCCGAATTGGGAGACCTGACCCGCTTTGATCATCCTCGACAGCTCATGGCGTACCTGGGGTTGGTTCCCTCGGAACACTCCAGCGGCGAGACGGTCAAGCGTGGCGGGATCACCAAAACCGGGAACGGACATGCCCGGCGCATGCTGGTCGAAGCGGCTTGGTCGTATCGACTTCCGGCTCGGGTCAGTCGTCGGCTGCTTGAACGGCAGAGGCACCTACCGCAGGCTGTTTGGGAGATCGCCTGGAAAGCACAATTGAGGCTCTGCTCCCGCTATCGACTGCTGACCGCCAAGGGGAAACGCAGTCAGGTGGTCATTGCGGCCATCGCCCGTGAGTTATCAGCATTTATCTGGGCCATCGCCCAAACGGTGCCACGCCCGGCATAG
- a CDS encoding sodium:solute symporter family protein: protein MGNNLLFLLTFCGTLFTIVLLAWGGKTKAHDSSDFSLGGRRAGSWDVYGAITGTLVGGASTIGTSQLAFIWGLSAWWFTLGAGLACLFLGVFLAVPLRQSQVETIPQYISRYHGERARVVASLFSVLGMFIQIVAQLLACGAILAVLFDLPLLWSASISTLLVILFTLGGGMKAAGLTGMIKMFLIYLTMIAAGGLAFYKLGGWQGLQSTFPRFPWFSLFGYGVSEGVSDLLSMLVGVISTQTYLQAVFSARDTGTARRGALLSAALIPPLGLLGVLVGLFMRHSAPELQSALALPTFILDYLPTAVAGVSFAALLIAAVGTASGLALGVATTLKVDVLPRWFSGSDRELPLFRTLTAGVVLSAFVLLLFNLGSAIMDWSFLSMGLRGATLCFPLLFAVFLPGTDLRRAGALSIFIAPTCVIAAGIFKLPLVQPLYLGLGISLLIFLTAKFSRRA from the coding sequence ATGGGCAATAATCTACTTTTTCTACTGACATTTTGCGGAACCCTGTTCACCATTGTACTGCTTGCCTGGGGTGGAAAAACCAAGGCTCATGACAGCAGCGATTTTTCTCTCGGCGGGCGCAGGGCAGGCAGCTGGGATGTCTATGGAGCCATTACCGGCACCCTGGTCGGCGGTGCGTCCACCATCGGAACATCGCAGTTGGCCTTTATCTGGGGGCTATCTGCCTGGTGGTTTACCCTTGGTGCTGGGCTGGCTTGTCTTTTTCTCGGGGTCTTTCTGGCCGTCCCGTTGCGGCAAAGTCAGGTCGAGACCATTCCCCAATATATTTCCCGCTATCACGGTGAACGGGCCAGAGTGGTGGCCAGTCTGTTCTCAGTCCTCGGCATGTTTATTCAGATCGTCGCCCAACTGCTGGCCTGCGGCGCTATCCTGGCGGTGCTTTTCGACCTGCCCCTGCTCTGGAGTGCCAGCATCTCAACCCTGTTGGTGATCCTCTTCACCCTGGGAGGCGGTATGAAAGCCGCCGGCCTGACCGGGATGATCAAGATGTTTCTCATCTACCTGACCATGATTGCAGCCGGCGGTCTGGCTTTCTACAAACTCGGCGGTTGGCAGGGGCTGCAGAGTACCTTCCCGCGCTTTCCCTGGTTCAGTTTGTTCGGTTATGGTGTTTCCGAAGGGGTGTCTGATCTGTTGTCGATGCTGGTCGGGGTTATCTCCACCCAGACATATCTGCAGGCTGTGTTTTCCGCGCGCGACACGGGGACAGCACGGCGCGGGGCGCTGCTGAGCGCGGCCTTGATTCCGCCCCTGGGGCTGTTAGGGGTGCTGGTCGGGCTGTTTATGAGACACTCGGCTCCTGAGTTGCAAAGCGCTCTGGCGTTACCGACTTTTATCCTCGACTATTTGCCAACCGCCGTGGCCGGGGTTTCTTTTGCAGCGCTGCTGATTGCGGCCGTAGGCACCGCCTCCGGCTTGGCCCTCGGGGTGGCCACAACTCTCAAAGTCGATGTCCTGCCGCGCTGGTTTTCCGGGAGCGACCGGGAACTTCCACTGTTCAGGACTTTGACCGCAGGCGTGGTGCTGTCTGCTTTTGTTCTGTTGTTGTTCAACCTCGGCTCGGCGATCATGGATTGGAGCTTTCTCTCCATGGGGTTGCGCGGAGCAACCCTGTGCTTTCCGTTGTTGTTTGCCGTATTCCTGCCAGGTACGGACCTGCGACGGGCCGGGGCGCTTTCCATCTTTATCGCCCCGACCTGTGTCATTGCCGCCGGGATCTTCAAGCTGCCGCTGGTTCAGCCTCTATACCTGGGGCTGGGGATTTCGTTGTTGATTTTCCTGACCGCTAAATTCAGTCGACGGGCGTAG